One stretch of Flavobacterium sp. 9 DNA includes these proteins:
- a CDS encoding MDR family MFS transporter — protein sequence MATAVQADDDLVEYGYRRVIITITAVLCALLEIVDTTIVNVALTDMRGSLGATLTDVAWVITAYAIANVIVIPMTSWLSQQFGRRNYFVASIIIFTVCSFLCGNASNIWELVAFRFVQGMGGGALLVTAQTIITESYPIAKRGMAQAIYGMGVIVGPTLGPPLGGYLVDNYSWPYIFYINIPLGIIATILALTFVRSPKYGEKLKANQVDWWGIILLAAFIGSLQFVLEHGQQDDWFNDSLIVTLSVVTVLGLILFVWRELTYKHPIVNLSVLKDGNLRIGTVMCFILGFGLYGSTLIIPIYTQSILGWTATDAGLLLIPGSITTAIMMPFVGNMIQKGVPQGYMVGVGFLVFFFFTFMMQTRMTPDTGVEHMYWPLILRGIGLGLLFVPITTLSLSTLKGKHIGEGAAFTGMMRQLGGSFGIAIITTFITRLSQEHRVNLLTNLDPAKFDVQQRIAGMQRAFMSKGYSADVALKKAYQALEYSVMKQSTVMAYMDIFMYLGIMFLCCIPIILLIKKGKNKINPADAMH from the coding sequence ATGGCAACAGCAGTACAAGCAGATGACGATTTAGTAGAATACGGTTATAGACGTGTAATCATTACGATTACTGCAGTACTTTGTGCACTGTTAGAAATTGTAGATACCACGATTGTAAACGTAGCTCTAACAGACATGCGAGGTAGCCTTGGTGCTACTTTAACTGATGTGGCTTGGGTAATTACAGCATACGCAATTGCGAATGTTATTGTAATTCCGATGACGAGTTGGCTATCACAACAATTTGGTAGACGTAATTATTTTGTGGCTTCGATCATCATATTTACAGTCTGTTCCTTTTTATGTGGTAATGCCAGTAATATTTGGGAACTGGTAGCTTTTAGGTTTGTTCAGGGTATGGGCGGTGGCGCATTACTGGTAACTGCACAAACTATTATTACCGAAAGTTATCCAATAGCAAAACGTGGTATGGCGCAAGCTATCTACGGAATGGGTGTAATTGTTGGTCCAACTTTAGGTCCGCCTTTGGGAGGATATTTAGTAGATAATTATTCTTGGCCTTATATTTTCTATATCAATATTCCATTGGGAATTATTGCAACTATTTTGGCGCTAACTTTTGTAAGAAGTCCAAAATATGGTGAGAAATTAAAAGCAAATCAGGTTGACTGGTGGGGAATTATATTATTAGCCGCTTTTATTGGATCACTTCAATTCGTTCTGGAACACGGACAACAAGACGATTGGTTTAATGATTCACTTATTGTAACTCTAAGTGTTGTTACGGTTCTTGGATTAATTTTATTTGTTTGGAGAGAGCTTACTTATAAACATCCAATTGTAAATTTAAGTGTTCTAAAAGATGGAAATTTAAGAATTGGTACTGTAATGTGTTTCATTCTTGGTTTTGGTCTTTATGGATCGACGTTAATTATCCCAATCTACACGCAATCTATTTTAGGATGGACAGCAACAGATGCCGGATTATTATTGATTCCTGGTTCGATTACAACGGCGATTATGATGCCATTTGTAGGTAATATGATTCAAAAAGGAGTTCCGCAAGGATATATGGTTGGAGTTGGATTTTTAGTTTTCTTCTTCTTTACCTTTATGATGCAAACTCGTATGACACCGGATACTGGTGTTGAACATATGTACTGGCCTTTAATCTTAAGAGGAATTGGTTTAGGATTGCTATTTGTACCTATTACAACACTTTCGCTTTCGACCTTAAAAGGAAAACACATTGGTGAAGGAGCTGCTTTTACGGGAATGATGAGACAATTAGGTGGTTCATTTGGTATTGCGATTATTACCACTTTTATCACTCGTTTAAGTCAGGAACACAGAGTAAACTTATTGACCAATTTAGATCCTGCAAAATTCGATGTTCAGCAACGTATTGCAGGAATGCAAAGAGCTTTTATGTCTAAAGGATATAGCGCCGATGTTGCACTGAAAAAAGCTTATCAGGCACTGGAATATTCAGTAATGAAACAAAGTACAGTAATGGCCTATATGGATATTTTTATGTACTTAGGAATTATGTTCCTATGTTGTATACCAATTATTCTTTTAATTAAAAAAGGAAAAAACAAGATTAATCCTGCTGATGCAATGCATTAA
- a CDS encoding 2TM domain-containing protein yields MGTNYSDSERYYQAQKKVEEIKKFYQHLTVYLLCNPIVIVVNLMTSPGYLYFWYSLLGWGIPIVLHGLKAFDCFPFFNKEWEQQKIKEIIDKEKVSQKQIWK; encoded by the coding sequence ATGGGAACAAATTATTCAGATTCAGAACGTTATTATCAGGCTCAAAAAAAGGTCGAAGAAATTAAAAAGTTTTATCAGCATTTAACGGTTTATCTTCTCTGTAATCCAATCGTAATTGTTGTGAATCTAATGACTTCACCGGGTTACTTATATTTTTGGTATTCTTTGTTGGGCTGGGGAATTCCGATTGTTTTACACGGATTGAAAGCGTTTGATTGTTTTCCGTTTTTTAATAAAGAATGGGAACAACAAAAAATAAAAGAAATCATTGACAAAGAAAAAGTAAGTCAAAAACAAATTTGGAAATAA
- a CDS encoding 2TM domain-containing protein, producing MGRFRRRMYEEYAHEFSTDESYNIAYRKVKRIKGFYSHLKVYLIVNVIIIISNLNRGHFGYVGNHFEVRGFGDWEIYSTAFFWGIALVIHAFSVFGRDFFFGDEWEQKKIQKIMEKEAQNKNKWE from the coding sequence ATGGGACGATTTAGAAGACGCATGTATGAAGAATATGCACATGAATTTAGTACAGACGAAAGTTATAATATAGCGTACAGAAAAGTAAAAAGGATAAAAGGATTTTACTCGCATTTGAAGGTTTATCTAATAGTGAATGTTATAATCATTATTTCAAACTTGAATAGAGGTCATTTTGGTTATGTAGGAAATCATTTTGAAGTGAGAGGTTTCGGAGATTGGGAAATTTATTCAACCGCATTTTTTTGGGGAATAGCTTTAGTCATTCATGCATTTTCTGTTTTTGGTCGTGATTTCTTTTTTGGTGACGAATGGGAACAAAAGAAAATTCAAAAAATTATGGAGAAAGAAGCTCAGAATAAGAATAAATGGGAGTAA
- a CDS encoding 2TM domain-containing protein, which translates to MEKDFDNAPEKNELRQIASRKVVKLKSFYIHAFFYSIGLILFTLKNYFGLPLNVFPVRYLNSLVMIIWSTAFLVSAVDIFASFKIFGEEWEERKLKSILEKKEKKQKWE; encoded by the coding sequence ATGGAAAAAGATTTTGATAATGCCCCGGAAAAAAATGAACTGCGACAGATAGCAAGCAGAAAAGTAGTTAAACTGAAATCATTTTATATTCATGCTTTTTTCTATAGTATTGGATTGATTTTGTTTACTTTAAAAAACTATTTCGGACTTCCGTTAAATGTGTTTCCAGTTCGATATTTAAATAGTTTGGTAATGATAATTTGGAGTACTGCATTTCTGGTATCTGCAGTTGATATATTTGCTTCTTTTAAAATTTTTGGAGAAGAATGGGAAGAACGTAAGCTGAAAAGCATCTTAGAGAAAAAGGAAAAAAAACAAAAATGGGAGTAA
- a CDS encoding 2TM domain-containing protein gives MDVKFTEEDKYYIAKKKVENIKGFYGNLTSFIIVNIILIVINLWTSPQYLWFFWPLLWWGIGVVFHGLKVFEVFPVLGKDWEERKIKELMEKEKENQNKWQ, from the coding sequence ATGGACGTAAAATTTACTGAAGAGGATAAATATTATATAGCAAAAAAGAAAGTAGAGAACATTAAAGGTTTCTACGGAAATCTGACTTCTTTTATCATTGTGAATATTATATTGATAGTTATAAATTTGTGGACATCACCACAATATTTATGGTTTTTCTGGCCACTATTATGGTGGGGAATTGGAGTTGTTTTTCATGGATTAAAAGTTTTTGAAGTATTTCCGGTTTTAGGAAAAGACTGGGAAGAAAGAAAAATAAAAGAATTGATGGAAAAAGAAAAAGAGAATCAAAACAAATGGCAATAA
- the yaaA gene encoding peroxide stress protein YaaA: MKIVISPAKSLNFEKELPTTQYTEPAFLKEARLVHKVLKPKKPTELSELMSISDKLADLNWKRNQEWKTPFSPENARPAIYTFDGDVYTGLDAYTIPVEKLEVLQSKLRILSGLYGILKPLDLMQAYRLEMGTKLPVGEYKNLHEFWKPTVTKALNKELAKGELFVNLASNEYFSAVDVKALKVPVITPDFKDYKDGKLKMISFFAKKARGMMVRYIIDTNAETIDDLKGFNYEGYQFDSNLSKGNHLVFTR, translated from the coding sequence ATGAAAATTGTTATATCGCCGGCGAAGTCTTTAAATTTCGAAAAAGAATTACCAACAACTCAATATACAGAACCAGCTTTTTTAAAAGAAGCACGCTTGGTTCATAAAGTTCTAAAACCTAAAAAACCTACTGAATTATCTGAATTAATGTCTATCTCAGATAAATTAGCTGATTTAAACTGGAAAAGAAATCAAGAATGGAAAACACCTTTTTCTCCAGAAAATGCACGTCCAGCAATTTATACTTTTGATGGAGATGTATACACAGGTTTAGACGCTTATACAATTCCTGTCGAAAAATTAGAAGTGCTGCAAAGCAAACTCCGAATTTTATCCGGACTTTACGGCATCTTGAAACCTCTTGATTTAATGCAGGCGTATCGTTTAGAAATGGGAACAAAATTGCCTGTTGGGGAATATAAAAATCTGCACGAATTCTGGAAACCAACAGTTACCAAAGCATTAAATAAAGAATTGGCAAAAGGGGAGTTGTTCGTAAATCTTGCCAGTAACGAATATTTTTCGGCTGTAGATGTAAAGGCTTTAAAAGTTCCTGTAATTACGCCGGACTTTAAAGATTACAAAGACGGAAAACTTAAAATGATCAGTTTCTTCGCTAAAAAAGCAAGAGGAATGATGGTTCGTTATATCATTGATACAAATGCTGAAACAATTGATGATTTAAAAGGTTTCAATTATGAAGGATATCAATTTGATTCGAATCTTTCTAAAGGAAATCATTTGGTGTTTACGAGATAG
- a CDS encoding LytTR family DNA-binding domain-containing protein codes for MTTLIIEDEKPAARLLQRKLEKLDIAVETMLHSVEESIHWFTNNQHPDLIFLDIQLSDGLSFEIFEKIDIQSAIIFTTAYDEYALKAFKLNSIDYLLKPIDEDDLEVAVTKFKTRIPKLNSETQNLQADFEEIRRMLSNPFEKSFKKRFTVKIGQHLKVITTEEIECFFSENKGTYIHTFDNRNYLIDSTLEVLEQELDMKDFFRVSRKYIVPLTAIKEIQVYTNSRLKVILPTYKEDEVIVSREKVQDFKAWLG; via the coding sequence ATGACCACATTAATCATAGAAGACGAAAAACCAGCTGCAAGATTGTTGCAGAGAAAACTAGAAAAGCTAGATATTGCCGTAGAAACAATGTTGCATTCTGTAGAAGAATCCATTCATTGGTTTACAAATAATCAACATCCTGATTTAATTTTCCTTGATATTCAGTTATCAGATGGTTTATCGTTTGAGATTTTTGAAAAAATAGACATTCAAAGCGCTATTATTTTTACAACGGCTTATGATGAATATGCGTTAAAAGCTTTTAAACTAAACAGCATTGATTATCTTTTGAAGCCAATTGATGAAGATGATTTGGAAGTTGCCGTTACAAAATTCAAAACCCGAATCCCTAAATTAAACTCAGAAACACAGAATCTTCAGGCTGATTTTGAAGAAATTCGCCGAATGTTGTCAAATCCTTTTGAGAAAAGTTTTAAAAAGCGATTTACAGTTAAAATCGGACAGCATTTAAAAGTTATCACAACAGAAGAAATCGAATGTTTTTTTAGTGAAAATAAAGGAACATACATTCATACTTTCGACAATAGAAACTATTTAATCGATTCGACTTTAGAAGTTCTGGAGCAGGAATTAGACATGAAGGATTTCTTTCGCGTAAGCAGAAAATATATTGTTCCGCTTACGGCAATAAAAGAAATTCAGGTTTATACCAATTCTCGCCTTAAAGTTATTTTACCAACTTATAAAGAAGATGAGGTTATTGTAAGCCGAGAAAAAGTACAAGATTTTAAAGCCTGGTTGGGATAA
- a CDS encoding CCA tRNA nucleotidyltransferase, with amino-acid sequence MAIQTNYKAALQNKIFEIISQASQELNVDSYVIGGFVRDLLLNRGSKKDIDVVAVGSGIELALKVSDLLPKKPKVQVFKTYGTAMLRFEDTDIEFVGARKESYNFESRNPIVENGTLEDDQNRRDFTINALALSLNEKTFGELSDPFGGLTDLENKTIKTPLDPSITYSDDPLRMLRAIRFANQLGFEIEKNSLDAITKNADRIKIISGERIVDELNKILSTDKPSIGFLLLYQTGLLDIILPELTALNQVEEIEGHTHKNNFYHTLEVVDNICPNTDDVWLRWSALLHDIGKAPTKRFTKKQGWTFHGHEFLGGKMAKKIFERLHMPLNHKMKFVQKMVVMSSRPIVLAQDIVTDSAVRRLVFDAGEDVEDLMTLCEADITTKNPSKFKKYHKNFEIVRKKIVEVEERDHVRNFQPPISGEEIMEMFDLKPSREIGVLKEAVKEAILEGDIPNEYQAAYDFVIKRAAKLNLTLKK; translated from the coding sequence GTGGCTATACAAACAAACTATAAAGCAGCTTTACAAAATAAAATCTTCGAAATTATTTCGCAAGCATCTCAAGAATTAAACGTTGACAGTTATGTAATTGGCGGTTTTGTTCGTGATTTGCTTTTAAACCGAGGTTCTAAAAAAGACATTGATGTTGTTGCAGTTGGTAGCGGTATCGAATTGGCACTTAAGGTTTCTGATTTATTACCTAAAAAACCTAAAGTTCAGGTTTTCAAAACTTACGGAACAGCAATGTTGCGTTTTGAAGATACTGATATTGAATTTGTTGGAGCCCGAAAAGAATCTTATAATTTTGAAAGCAGAAATCCAATTGTTGAAAACGGAACTCTTGAAGACGATCAAAATCGCCGTGATTTCACCATAAATGCTTTGGCATTATCGTTGAATGAAAAAACATTTGGAGAACTATCTGACCCTTTTGGCGGATTGACTGATCTTGAAAATAAAACCATCAAAACTCCTTTAGATCCAAGTATTACTTATTCTGATGATCCTTTGCGAATGCTTCGTGCAATTCGTTTTGCGAATCAATTAGGTTTTGAAATCGAGAAAAACTCACTTGATGCGATTACCAAAAATGCAGATCGAATCAAGATCATTTCCGGTGAAAGAATTGTTGATGAATTAAACAAAATCCTTTCGACAGATAAACCTTCTATCGGATTTTTACTTTTATATCAAACTGGACTTTTAGATATTATTTTACCTGAATTAACCGCTTTGAATCAGGTTGAAGAAATTGAAGGTCATACACATAAAAACAACTTTTATCACACATTAGAAGTTGTCGATAATATTTGCCCAAATACAGATGATGTTTGGTTACGTTGGTCAGCTTTATTGCATGATATTGGAAAAGCACCAACAAAACGTTTTACTAAAAAACAAGGCTGGACTTTTCACGGACATGAATTTCTAGGTGGAAAAATGGCTAAGAAAATATTCGAACGTTTACATATGCCATTAAATCACAAAATGAAATTTGTGCAAAAAATGGTCGTTATGAGTTCGCGTCCAATTGTTTTGGCGCAGGATATTGTAACTGACAGCGCGGTTCGTCGTTTGGTTTTTGATGCCGGAGAAGATGTTGAAGATTTAATGACATTGTGTGAAGCTGATATTACGACCAAAAATCCATCGAAATTCAAGAAATATCACAAAAACTTCGAAATCGTTCGCAAGAAAATTGTTGAAGTCGAAGAACGCGATCATGTACGTAATTTTCAACCGCCAATTTCCGGTGAAGAAATTATGGAAATGTTTGATTTGAAACCTTCACGTGAAATTGGAGTTTTGAAAGAAGCTGTAAAAGAAGCAATTTTAGAAGGTGATATCCCGAATGAATATCAGGCTGCTTATGATTTTGTAATTAAAAGAGCTGCAAAATTAAATCTAACGCTTAAAAAATGA
- a CDS encoding COX15/CtaA family protein, producing MKKENKSVIIWLLSGCVLLFLMVVVGGITRLTNSGLSMTDWHLVTDTFPPLTEAKWNEAFEQYKKFPEYQKINIHNDFQLADYKFIYFWEWFHRFIGRIIGLVFFVPFVYFLIRKKLDRDTIKKCIVLLAMGAFQGFLGWFMVRSGLIDNPDVSHFRLSLHLTFAFITFAYTLWVALDLIYPERSITKVIPLRNIARFALVALLIQIIYGGFVAGLNAGLIHNHWPLMSDGQFIHDSVFIEQSTLVKNLIEGKSGVQFVHRTFAYVVVAFILFLYYKSTKFSLTRNQSHAIKTLVAFVFIQFALGVFTLLYSVPLALGLIHQIMAFFLLSAMTYTLHRLSK from the coding sequence ATGAAAAAAGAGAATAAATCAGTAATCATTTGGTTACTATCAGGTTGTGTTTTATTATTTTTAATGGTTGTCGTGGGCGGAATTACCCGTTTGACCAATTCAGGTTTATCAATGACGGATTGGCATTTGGTAACAGATACTTTCCCGCCGTTGACAGAAGCAAAATGGAATGAAGCTTTCGAGCAATACAAGAAATTTCCGGAATATCAAAAAATCAATATTCACAATGACTTTCAATTAGCCGATTATAAATTTATTTATTTCTGGGAATGGTTTCACCGTTTTATAGGAAGAATTATTGGATTGGTTTTCTTTGTGCCTTTTGTTTATTTCTTAATCAGAAAAAAACTGGATCGCGATACAATCAAAAAATGTATCGTTCTATTGGCAATGGGAGCTTTTCAAGGTTTTCTGGGTTGGTTTATGGTTCGCAGCGGATTAATTGACAATCCGGATGTAAGTCACTTTAGACTTTCATTGCACCTTACTTTTGCATTTATCACTTTTGCTTATACTTTATGGGTTGCATTAGATTTAATATATCCAGAACGCAGCATTACAAAGGTAATTCCGCTTCGTAATATTGCCAGATTTGCATTGGTAGCTTTATTAATTCAAATTATTTATGGTGGTTTTGTTGCAGGTTTAAATGCCGGATTAATTCACAATCACTGGCCTTTAATGAGCGACGGACAATTTATACACGATTCTGTTTTTATCGAGCAATCAACTTTGGTTAAAAACTTAATCGAAGGAAAAAGTGGTGTTCAGTTTGTACATAGAACTTTTGCTTATGTCGTTGTAGCATTTATTCTTTTTCTATACTACAAAAGCACTAAATTTTCGCTTACAAGAAATCAATCACATGCCATAAAAACTCTGGTAGCTTTTGTTTTTATTCAATTTGCATTAGGCGTATTTACACTTTTATATAGCGTTCCGTTGGCTTTAGGATTAATTCACCAAATCATGGCTTTTTTCCTTTTGAGCGCAATGACATATACATTGCATAGATTGAGTAAATAA